The Arachis hypogaea cultivar Tifrunner chromosome 14, arahy.Tifrunner.gnm2.J5K5, whole genome shotgun sequence genome has a segment encoding these proteins:
- the LOC140178614 gene encoding uncharacterized protein: protein MLEDMLRTCVLDQLGSWDHYMPLMEFVYNNNFHVALLPHLSNLHDVFHVSQLRKYTPNATHVLEPKSVELKENLTFQVTPMKVDDTSVKKLHRKEVLLVKVAWRRAGMEEHTWELDSEMRKDYPGLFSGKF from the exons ATGTTAGAGGATATGCTAAGGACGTGTGTGCTGGATCAGTTAGGAAGTTGGGATCATTACATGCCGTTGATGGAGTTTGTGTACAACAACAACTTTCAT GTGGCCTTGCTGCCACATTTGTCTAATTTGCATGATGTATTCCATGTGTCACAACTTCGTAAGTACACACCGAATGCAACTCATGTGTTAGAGCCCAAATCGGTTGAGTTGAAGGAGAACTTAACGTTTCAAGTTACACCTATGAAGGTTGATGACACGAGTGTGAAAAAGTTGCACAGAAAAGAAGTTCTGTTGGTGAAGGTAGCTTGGAGGAGAGCTGGAATGGAAGAACATACTTGGGAATTGGATTCAGAAATGCGAAAGGATTATCCCGGGTTATTCTCAGGTAAATTCTAA